The sequence below is a genomic window from Lelliottia sp. JS-SCA-14.
TTATATTCGCATGTATAAAAAAAGAATCCCGCCGACTCCGGCGGGCTATATTCGGCAGTGGCTGATATGGACGCAAATTGCGCTACAGATTATTTTTCCTTTTTTTACCGTCTTTCCTGCCAGCGCCGGGGAAGTCAAGGATGACGGGCAGGAATACGCCTCCCTGAGCGACAATATTAATCAGGTTGCCAGCACGCTGGCGGCAAATAATCTCCAGCAAAGCCTCTCTCAGGCTAAAGGCAACCTGGTCTCCGGCGTCACCTCCTCGGCGTCGTCCTCCGCGCAGGCGTGGCTCAGCCAGTTTGGCACCGCGAAAGTGCAGCTGAATGTCGACCAGGACGGCAACTGGGATCAAAGCTCGCTGGATCTGCTGGTTCCGCTTTACGATGACAAAAAATCCATGCTGTTCAGCCAGTTTGGTTTGCGTAAACCCGACGATCGATTGACGACCAACCTCGGGATGGGGGTGCGAACCTTTTATCTCGACAACTGGATGCTGGGCGGCAACGCCTTCTTTGATGATGACATGACGGGCAAAAACCGCCGCGTGGGGTTCGGGGCGGAAGCCTGGACCAACTTCCTGAAACTCTCAGCCAACGGCTATCTGGGCACCACCCAGTGGCACAGCTCCCGCGACTTTGACGACTACAACGAAAAACCTGCCGATGGTTTTGATATTCGGGCCGAGGCATATCTCCCCGCACTTCCGCAGCTGGGCGCAAAAGTCATTTATGAAAAGTACTACGGCGATAAAGTGGCACTGTTTGATAAAGATGACCTGCAAAAAAATCCGTCTGCCGTCACCATCGGCGTGAACTATACCCCCGTTCCGTTGATCACCGTGGGCACCAACTATCGCCGCGGTCAGGACGACATGAACGATATGCAGTTTCAGGTCGATATGCGATTCGACTTTGGCCACGACTGGCGTTATCAGCTCTCCCCGGACAACGTGGCGCTGCAGCGCAGCCTGGCGGGAAGCCGTTACGATGTGGTCGAGCGTAACAACCAGATCGTGATGCAATATCAGAAGAAAGAGACTCAGGGCGTAACCACCCTGCTGATGACGGCCCTCACGGATTACAGCCCGGCGGATGGTCTGGCGCAGAACACGCTCCAGGTTCAGGCGCTGGATGCCAAAGGGGATAAGGTCAAAGGCGCGCCTGTGGCCTGGTCCGCCTCCGGCAACGCGAAGCTGGACAGAACCGCCGGCTCAACGGATGCCGAAGGGATGATGACGATTAATATTTCCGATGCTCAGAATGAAATCGTCAACGTCACCGCCACCAGCGGCAGCGCCTCCACCACTCTCCCGTCGCACTTTAACGAGGTCAAAGCGGCGAAACTGGTGCTGACGGTGGATAAAAACGGCAGCTTCGCCAACGGCCAGGCGACGGACGATGCCACGGTTCGCGTATCGGACATCAACAATCATCCGGTGGCGAACACCAAAGTCGCCTGGGCGCTTGAGGCTCCGGCGAAGCTCGCGGAATCTCAGGCGGTCACGGATGCCGAGGGGCTGGCGCACGTCAAAGCCACCTCCCTGGTGCCGGGTGAATCTGTGCTGTCGGTCAGTTCGGGCGATCTGTCCGACCAGAAAACGTTGCAGTTTGTCGTCAACGCCGAACAGGCCAAAATCACCGACTTTAGCGTCACCGTCGATAACAGCCCCGCCAACGGCAAAACGCAAAACAGCGCGCTGATAACCGTAAAAGATCCCTCCGGAAATCCGGTCAAAGACCAGCCGGTAACGGTGAAAGCGGACAAATCGACGGTCGCGTTTGGCGCACCGGCCAAAGCGCGCGCGGCGACGCCGGGCCAGACCGATGACAAAGGGGAGCTGCGCGTCTCATTCAGCGACACGGTAGCCGAAAGCGTGCAGCTCACCGCCACGCTCAGCAACGGCGACAGCAAGCAGACGCAGGCGACCTTCGTGGCCGACAGCGAAAGCGCGACGTTACACGACCTTAAGGTGACGAAAGACGGCGCGCTGGCGAACGGCACCGATGCCGACCACGCAGAGGTGACGGTGCTCGACGGCCAGGGCAATCCCCTCGCTAACCAGCTGATCACCTGGAGCGCGACCCCGCAGGGCACCACCTTCCTGCCCGCCAGAACCAGCACCACCGACAGCGCGGGTAAAGCGCAGATCGGCTACACCAGCAAGATCGCGCAAACCATCCAGCTGACCGCCACGCTCGCCAACGGCGAAAAAGCCAGCACCGCGTCGCTTTTCGTCCCGGATGCCAACAGCGAGCAGATTAAAACCTACACCGTCACCGGCGGGGCGGTAGCGAACGGCACCGCCACCAACAGCGCCACGGTCATCGTGACCGATAGCTTTAACAACCCGGTCACGAGTGAGAAAGTGACCTGGACGCTCTCCGGCACGGCGGTCGGGTCGGAGCCGGAAAGCACCACCGATGCCGCCGGTAAAGCCTCCATCACCCTCACCGACACTAAAGCGGAGACCGTAGGCGTGAAGGTGGCCCTGAAAAATGGCGCCACTGAAACTCAGGACTCGGTGTTTGTCGCCGACAGCGAGCACGCGCTCATCACCTCATTGCAGGTGACAAAGGACGGCAGCCCGGCGGATAACAAAACGCCTGACACGGCAAAAATCGTGGTGATGGATAGCCACAATAATCCGGTGAAAGATGCAGTGGTGACCTGGACGTTCGACAGCGCCTCAGTCACCGCCCCCGCCACCAGCAAGACCAATAAAGACGGCGAAGCCAGCGTGGACTACACGGATGCCATCGCCGAGTCGGTTAATCTCACCGCCTCCCTGGCAAACGGTGAGCATAAAAGCGTGGCAAGTCAGTTTGTCGCCGATGTCTCCTCCGCCAAAGTGGCGCTTGCGATGCTTAAAGATGGGGAGTTAGCCGATGGGCAAAAAGCGGACGTGGTCAAAGCGGTGGTGACGGATGCGCTGGGCCATACGCTGGCGAATCAGACCATCACCTGGAGCACTGGCAGCACCACGGCTTCCGTTGAGCCGACCAGCCAGACGAACATCACCGGTGAGTCGCAGGTGACCGTCACTGATACCGTCGGGGAAGCGGTGAACATCACCGCCACACTCGCCAACCAGGCCACGGCGTCGCAGACGGCGAGCTTCACCTCGCACAGCGTGACGGCGATCCAGCAATACCGTAGCCCGCAGAAGGCGGACGGCAGCGGGCAGATCTACTTCACGGCGACGGTGACCAACGAAAAAGGGGCGCCGGTAAAAGATTCTCCGGTCACCTTTAGCACCACGGGTCATGGCGTGCTAAGCGCCACCACGATGAATACGGATGGGAACGGCGAAGCAGAGGTCATAGAGACCGATGTAACGCCGGAAGTGGTGACGGTGACGGCGAAATCTGCGGATTACGCGCTGGATGCCGGGAAAAGCACCACCGGGGAGTTTACCCAGGATCAGATCACCGCCCTGACCGCGAACGGCAAGAGTTTTGCCCCTGACGCCGGGTTCCCGAAAACCGGCTTCCTCTCGGGGAGCTTTACGCTGGAGATCGGCAATACAACGGCGAACAACGCCAACTATACCTATACCAGCGATAACAGCTGGCTACGGCCTGACAGCACGCCCGGTAAGTACATCATGGCGTCGCCCCCGACCGTCGACATGAAAACCGTGACCCTGACGGCCACGCCAAAATCCGGCCAGGGGCAGCCGCTCACCTATGTCGTGCACCTCGATCACTGGTTTACCAACATCGCGCGGTCATCGAAAGATCCGACGATCGCCGATCAGGACTGTCTCAATAAAGGGATGACCATCCCGGGTTACAAATTACTGTCCGATGTGCCTCCCAGCAGTCAGGGTGTGCGTGCTGTCGGCAGTTTGTGGGGAGAATGGGGCGATCTGAGCACCTACAGCAACTGGTCGACGGCCAGTACCGCCCAGTCGATGTGGGCGGCGGAGGATGGCGTTCACGAAACCCGCATTTTCGTCCACTGGCGTGATGGCTACGTGAACGAGAACATCCCGTCCGACAATATGGACGAGGTGTGTCTGGCGTTCTAAGCAGCAGAGAAGACTGGCGTTCGCACCGTGGGCGGACGCCAGACTCAGACCCCGTTGATCCACTTACAGTTTTATCCTAAAGCCATGCCGCTTCGCTCGTGCCATCCTTAATCACGCTCATAACATGAATAACGTGAATTGAGGATATTATGAAAAAGACAATTATCGCATTATCTGCACTTCTGCTGGCTTCCCCTGTTTTTGCCGCAACCACACACGCAACCGACGACACCGTTGCCGCCGCGAAAGCGAACGCTAACGACGCGAAGCAAAAACTGCATGAAGAGCAGAACAAAGGTGAAGAGCTGAAGCTCAAAAACCAGCACGCCGCTGAAGGCAAAAGCGAGAGCTTTGGCAGCAAGGTGAGTGAGGATTCCCAGAAGGCATGGCACAAAACCAAAGAAGGTACCGAGAAAGGTTGGGATGCCACCAAAGAAGGGACCGAGAAAGGCTGGAATAAAACCAAAGAAGGCGCATCTTCTCTGGAAAAGAAAGTCACCGAGTAAGTTATCTCCCCCGAAAAGGCCGCCATCGCGGCCTTTTTTATTTGCAGGCAGGTGCGGTCTGCATTGCCCGGTGGCGCTGCGCTTACCGGGCCTACAAAAGCCAGTTCGGAGGGTTTTGTAGGCCGGGTAAGGCGAAGCCGCCACCCGGCGCATACACCGCTGCGGCCCCAATTCGCCCGGTGGCGCTGCGCTTACCGGGCCTACAAAGTCCAGTTCGGAGGGTTTCGTAGGCCGGGTAAGGCGAAGCCGCCACCCGGCGCAAACGCCGCTGCGGCCTCAATTGCCCGGTGGCGCTGCGCTTACCGGGCCTACAAAGGCCAGTTCGGATGGTTTTGTAGGCCGGGTAAGGCGTAGCCGCCACCCGGCGCAAACACCGCTGCGGCCCCAATTCGCCCGATGGCGCTGCGCTTACCGGGCCTACAAAGTCCAGTTCGGAGGGTTTTGTAGGCCGGGTAAGGCGAAGCCGCCACCCGGCGCAAACACCGCTGCGGCCCTAATTCACCCGGTGGCGCTGCGCTTACCGGGCCTACAAAGGCCAGTTCGGAGGGTTTTGTAGGCCGGGTAAGGCGTAACCGCCACCCGGCGCAAACACCGCTGCGGCCCCAATTCGCCCGATGGCGCTGCGCTTACCGGGCCTACAAAGGCCAGTTCGGAGGGTTTTGTAGGCCGGGTAAGGCGAAGCCGCCACCCGGCGCAAACACCGCTGCGGCCCCAATTCGCCCGGTGGCGCTGCGCTTACCGGGCCTACAAAGTCCAGACCGGATGGTTTTGTAGGCCGGGTAAGGCGTAGCCGCCACCCGGCGCAAACACCGCTGCGGCCTCAATCGCCCGGTGGCGCTGCGCTTACCGGGCCTACAAAGACCAGCCCGGAGGGTTTTCGTAGGCTGGGTAAGGCGTAGCCGCCACCCGGCGCAAACAGCGAAAGTCTCAACTTTATTTCCCCTCACCCCGAATAAATCTCCCTCCCCGTGCGTTTACCCCTTGCCCGCATACTGGAGATCCGCCCGATGATTCGCCCTTTGATATTTGTGCTCGCCCTGCTCTCTCCTGCCCTTTACGCGCAGCCGGTCAGCTATGTCATCAACACCGAGAAAACCCCCATTACCCTCTCGTGGCACGCCTTCGGCGGTATCCTCTCCTGGGCCAATCTCAACGGCGTGACCGGGAACGTCACCCTGGATCCGAAGAATGAGTTCAGCGATCGCATCGAGGTCACCATCCCCGTCTCGACGCTGGTGGCGTCCAACCGCCTGCTCACCTGGCAGCTCAAGAGCGATATGTTTTTCGACGCCGCGCGCTACCCCACGATCCAGTTCAACAGCACGCGAATCGTCACGCTCGGCGACGGGCGTTTCAGGGTGTTTGGCTCACTCAAGGTCAGGGACATTACCCGCCCGGTGATCCTGGAGGCGACGCTGGAAGAGCACAAAGCGCAGGAGTCCATCTCGCTGCACGCCACCACCGCCATCTCACGATCCGCCTATCAGATGGATAAATTCGCGATGGTGGTGGATGACCGCATCAATATTAACATTGAGATCCAGGCCAGCGCCTCATAGCAGCGCCAGCTGCAGCTGACGCGCGCTGGCCTTAAGCTGCGTCGCCGGGTTGCGACCAATCAGCACAAACTGATAGTCCCTGTCGCGCCACCAGGCGACATTCATCCCGTGCCGCTGTTCGTTGCTGATATCGGTCACATCCCCCTGCTCAAGGGGGGAAATACACAACGCCATCGGCCCGAAATCCGCATGCATCCAGACGATCTGAGCGATCGCCGTGCTCTCGTAGCGCAGCATGCGGATCATCTTCAGCTCCGCATCGGCCAGAGCCAGCTGCAGCTCACTCACTTTCAGGCCAATATCCTCGGCGGTACGCACGATCCCCCTTGCAATGAGCGGCGGTGAGCTGTCCACATCCAGCAGAGTTTCGGCGCTGTAGAGCGACATGTACTGCGCCTCAAGATCGCGAATACGTTCGTTCTCCGTGTGCAACGCCACCGACGGACGCGCCAGATAGCCGAGCCCGGAACCGATCAGCAGAAAACCGACGGACGCGGCGATAAGCGCGCGGCGGCTGACACCGGGCCGGGACGCCGGGGTGTTTGCCAGCCAGGTCTCCAGCCGTTCCTCCATCTGCGCCGACGGCGCCTCTTCCAGCAAAGGCGCAAACGCGCGCTGATAATCCTGATGGCTGGTTTTCAGCTCCTCCGTGCGCGCCGAGAGCCGCTCGTCGTGGGCAAGCTGCTCTGCAAAGACGCGGGCGTCGTTGGGGTCCATCTCACCATCCAGCCAGGCGACAATCGCATCGTCCTGATAAGGAGGCGTAAAACGTAACGATTTCAAGAGCGTTTCTCCTTTGCTGCCGGGCGGGCGTCCAGGGTTTTCGCCAGCTGGGCCCGCGCCGTGGCCAGGCGGCTCATCACGGT
It includes:
- a CDS encoding Ig-like domain-containing protein, with protein sequence MYKKRIPPTPAGYIRQWLIWTQIALQIIFPFFTVFPASAGEVKDDGQEYASLSDNINQVASTLAANNLQQSLSQAKGNLVSGVTSSASSSAQAWLSQFGTAKVQLNVDQDGNWDQSSLDLLVPLYDDKKSMLFSQFGLRKPDDRLTTNLGMGVRTFYLDNWMLGGNAFFDDDMTGKNRRVGFGAEAWTNFLKLSANGYLGTTQWHSSRDFDDYNEKPADGFDIRAEAYLPALPQLGAKVIYEKYYGDKVALFDKDDLQKNPSAVTIGVNYTPVPLITVGTNYRRGQDDMNDMQFQVDMRFDFGHDWRYQLSPDNVALQRSLAGSRYDVVERNNQIVMQYQKKETQGVTTLLMTALTDYSPADGLAQNTLQVQALDAKGDKVKGAPVAWSASGNAKLDRTAGSTDAEGMMTINISDAQNEIVNVTATSGSASTTLPSHFNEVKAAKLVLTVDKNGSFANGQATDDATVRVSDINNHPVANTKVAWALEAPAKLAESQAVTDAEGLAHVKATSLVPGESVLSVSSGDLSDQKTLQFVVNAEQAKITDFSVTVDNSPANGKTQNSALITVKDPSGNPVKDQPVTVKADKSTVAFGAPAKARAATPGQTDDKGELRVSFSDTVAESVQLTATLSNGDSKQTQATFVADSESATLHDLKVTKDGALANGTDADHAEVTVLDGQGNPLANQLITWSATPQGTTFLPARTSTTDSAGKAQIGYTSKIAQTIQLTATLANGEKASTASLFVPDANSEQIKTYTVTGGAVANGTATNSATVIVTDSFNNPVTSEKVTWTLSGTAVGSEPESTTDAAGKASITLTDTKAETVGVKVALKNGATETQDSVFVADSEHALITSLQVTKDGSPADNKTPDTAKIVVMDSHNNPVKDAVVTWTFDSASVTAPATSKTNKDGEASVDYTDAIAESVNLTASLANGEHKSVASQFVADVSSAKVALAMLKDGELADGQKADVVKAVVTDALGHTLANQTITWSTGSTTASVEPTSQTNITGESQVTVTDTVGEAVNITATLANQATASQTASFTSHSVTAIQQYRSPQKADGSGQIYFTATVTNEKGAPVKDSPVTFSTTGHGVLSATTMNTDGNGEAEVIETDVTPEVVTVTAKSADYALDAGKSTTGEFTQDQITALTANGKSFAPDAGFPKTGFLSGSFTLEIGNTTANNANYTYTSDNSWLRPDSTPGKYIMASPPTVDMKTVTLTATPKSGQGQPLTYVVHLDHWFTNIARSSKDPTIADQDCLNKGMTIPGYKLLSDVPPSSQGVRAVGSLWGEWGDLSTYSNWSTASTAQSMWAAEDGVHETRIFVHWRDGYVNENIPSDNMDEVCLAF
- a CDS encoding YceI family protein, which produces MIRPLIFVLALLSPALYAQPVSYVINTEKTPITLSWHAFGGILSWANLNGVTGNVTLDPKNEFSDRIEVTIPVSTLVASNRLLTWQLKSDMFFDAARYPTIQFNSTRIVTLGDGRFRVFGSLKVRDITRPVILEATLEEHKAQESISLHATTAISRSAYQMDKFAMVVDDRININIEIQASAS